In one window of Erythrolamprus reginae isolate rEryReg1 chromosome 1, rEryReg1.hap1, whole genome shotgun sequence DNA:
- the MTO1 gene encoding protein MTO1 homolog, mitochondrial: protein MLPFGRGLHRLAVPVVVRWRLQRARSSGTPAEESPGTSKYDVIVIGGGHAGVEAAAAAARVGAQTLLITQKIDSIGQMSCNPSFGGIGKGHLVREVDALDGLCGRICDQSGVHYKVLNKRKGPAVWGYRAQIDRKLYKENMQKEILQTPFLTTCEASVEDLLLNVPEPDHPGKSSVSGVILEDGRKIHSGSVILTTGTFLRGMVLIGLEMHPAGRMGDQPSVGLAQTLEKIGFTMGRLKTGTPPRLLRDSIDFTHLRKQEPDNPPVPFSFLTEAVWIKPEDQLSCYLTHTNAEVEQIIRDNLHLSNHIKETVKGPRYCPSLESKILRFPNRQHQVWLEPEGLDSDVIYPQGMSLTLPSEIQEKIIGLIRGLEHAKMVQPGYGVQYDFLDPRQLSPSLESRLVQRLFFAGQINGTTGYEEAAAQGIVAGINAGLRIQGKPPFIISRTEGYIGVLIDDLTTFGTKEPYRMFTSRAEFRMSLRPDNADSRLTFRGYHEAGCVSQKRYEQASLMKAMLEEGMGVLKSVQFGYKMWRQLVPEARISHHHNFPRSALEIFRNPEVNMDILARALPESMKKFTEWKLLAERLKIEAVYGLHVANQKLEIEEVRQDEALRLPEDLDYLTIDVSLSQEVREILHAHRPPTIGAFSRIPGVTPAAVCHLLGFVKRNHKRAEQIDNLSRTAEPLSAAELLGQRKFEATGYK, encoded by the exons aTGTTGCCCTTCGGTCGCGGTTTGCACCGCTTGGCGGTACCGGTGGTCGTCCGGTGGCGGTTGCAGAGAGCGCGGAGCAGCGGAACTCCGGCCGAAGAGTCGCCGGGCACTTCGAAATATGACGTCATTGTCATCGGTGGGGGCCACGCTGGCGTGGAGGCCGCTGCTGCGGCTGCCCGGGTGGGAGCCCAGACTTTGCTTATCACGCAGAAAATTGACTCCATAG GACAAATGTCATGCAACCCTTCCTTTGGTGGAATTGGGAAAGGACATCTCGTAAGAGAAGTGGATGCACTGGATGGCCTCTGTGGTCGAATCTGCGATCAGTCTGGAGTGCATTACAAAGTgctaaacaaaagaaaaggacCAGCAGTTTGGGGTTACAGGGCACAGATTGACCGAAAGCTCTACAAAGAGAATATGCAG AAAGAAATTCTGCAAACCCCATTCTTGACCACTTGTGAGGCATCAGTGGAAGATCTGCTGTTGAATGTACCAGAGCCAGATCATCCTGGCAAATCCTCCGTCAGTGGAGTCATTCTGG AAGATGGAAGAAAAATCCATTCTGGGAGTGTCATTCTAACTACAGGGACATTTCTGAGAGGGATGGTTCTAATCGGGTTGGAAATGCATCCTGCGGGACGAATGGGAGACCAGCCCTCCGTTGGCCTGGCTCAGACACTGGAGAAGATTGGATTTACCATGGGAAGACTGAAGACTGGAACTCCTCCACGGTTGCTGAGAGACTCCATTGATTTCACTCATCTTCGCAAACAGGAGCCCGATAACCCTCCTGTGCCATTCAGTTTCCTCACTGAAGCTGTGTGGATTAAG CCAGAAGATCAGTTGTCCTGTTATTTGACCCACACCAACGCTGAGGTAGAGCAGATCATCCGTGATAATCTTCACCTGAGCAATCACATCAAAGAAACAGTAAAAGGACCCCG ATACTGCCCCTCCCTTGAGTCTAAAATTCTACGTTTTCCGAATCGCCAGCATCAAGTCTGGCTGGAACCTGAAGGTCTGGATTCCGATGTCATATACCCACAGGGAATGTCCCTGACCCTGCCTTCTGAGATCCAGGAAAAAATCATCGGTCTTATCAGAGGCTTGGAACATGCTAAGATGGTACAGCCAG GCTATGGAGTCCAGTATGACTTCCTGGATCCACGTCAGCTGAGTCCCTCCCTAGAATCTCGTCTGGTACAGCGTCTATTCTTTGCCGGACAGATCAATGGCACAACAGGCTATGAGGAAGCTGCAGCCCAG GGCATTGTTGCTGGAATCAATGCAGGCTTGCGGATCCAGGGGAAGCCTCCTTTTATCATCAGTCGCACCGAGGGATACATTGGAGTTTTGATTGATGATCTTACCACTTTTGGCACCAAAGAGCCGTACCGGATGTTTACTAGCCGGGCAGAGTTTCGGATGTCCCTGCGACCAGATAATGCCGATAGCAGGCTCACCTTCCGAG GCTACCATGAAGCTGGTTGTGTGTCACAAAAGCGGTATGAACAAGCCTCCTTGATGAAAGCAATGCTGGAAGAAGGAATGGGAGTACTGAAGTCTGTTCAGTTTGGTTATAAAATGTGGCGGCAGCTCGTTCCGGAGGCCAGAATAAGTCATCACCATAATTTCCCTCGCAG TGCTCTAGAAATTTTCCGGAATCCAGAGGTCAATATGGATATTTTAGCTAGAGCTCTCCCAGAATCCATGAAAAAATTCACTGAATGGAAACTACTGGCAGAAAGGCTGAAAATAGAAG CTGTTTATGGTTTACATGTGGCCAATCAAAAGCTGGAAATCGAGGAAGTACGTCAAGATGAGGCTCTCCGTTTACCTGAAGATCTTGATTATCTCACTATCGATGTATCTCTATCCCAGGAAGTGCGAGAGATACTGCATGCCCACCGCCCCCCAACG ATCGGCGCCTTCAGCCGCATCCCTGGAGTTACACCAGCTGCTGTTTGTCATCTACTGGGATTTGTGAAAAGAAACCATAAAAGAGCAGAGCAGATAGACAATTTATCTAGGACTGCTGAGCCATTGTCTGCTGCGGAGCTGCTGGGTCAAAGAAAGTTTGAAGCTACTGGTTACAAATAG